The Natribaculum luteum genome contains the following window.
GCAGCCGATTCTGGTGATCTCGTGGTCGGCCAACGCCTCGAGTCGCTCCAGACTCACCGCCAGATGGGTGCCGCGCTTTCCCTCGGCGAGCGAGTGAATCTCGTCGACGATGACGTACTCGACGGTCCGGAGCTTCTCGCGGAACTTCGGCGAGTTGAGCAGGATGGCGAGCGTCTCGGGCGTCGTATTCAGGATGTGGGGCGTCTCCTCGAGCATCCGCTGGCGGGCCGCCGAGTCGGTGTCGCCGTGGCGGATGGCGTGGCGGATCTCGCCGACGTCCTCGCCACGCTCCTCGAGGATCGACTCGATCCCCTCGAGAGGCACCTCGAGGTTGCGGTGGATGTCGTTGGCGAGCGACTTCAGTGGGGAGACGTACAGGCAGTAGACCGAGTTCTCGAGTCGTACGTCGGACGCGCGATCGCGCTTGAAAATATTATTTATTATCGAAGTGAAACTGGCCATCGTTTTCCCGCTGCCCGTCGGCGCACAGATCAGCGTGTTCGTCCCCTCGTGGATCTTCGGGATCGCCCCCCGCTGTGGCGGCGTGAAGAAGCCGCCGTTCTCGGGCACGAACTCGCCGAATTCCCGGAGCCACCACTCCTGGACTGCCGGCTCGAGGAGGTCGAAGACGTCGCGGTCGTCGATGGTGACGTCGTCGGCGTCGAACGGCAGTCGCTCCTCGGCGATCGGCAGCTCGTCCCCGTCCATACGCAGTAGCTTGGCGCACGTGGGCAAGAGGGTTTGGCCACCAGAGTGAAAGTGAAATGCCGGATTGGGACCAGGCGAGCGTCGGAACCCGAACTGAATCCGCCGTCGAAACGGCTTTCCTTCGGGCTGGCACACCTTCGTCCATGAAGGTGACGTTTCTCGGCACGGGTAGCGCGATGCCAACCGGCGAGCGGTTCCAGACCGGCATCCTCGTCCAGGAAGACGGCCGGACGCTCCTCGTCGACTGCGGCTCGGGCGTCCTTCACCGCCTCCAGCAGTCCGGCGTCGGCTACGAGAACGTCCCGACGGTCCTGCTGACCCACCACCACCTCGATCACGTCGCCGACCTGCTCCCGCTGATGAAAGCCCGCTGGCTCGCGGGCGAGGAACATCTCGAGGTCGTCGGCCCGCGGGGGACGAAGGCGCTCGTCGACGACCTGCTCTCCGTCTACGAGTACATGCAGGACAAACTCGACGTGCAGGTTCGCGAGGTCGTCCCCGGCGACTTCTCGGTCGCGGGCTTCGACGTCTCGGCCTACGAGACGCGCCACTCGCTGCCCTGTCTCGCCTACCGGTTCGACGACCGATTTACGTACAGCGGCGACAGCGAGGCCTTCGCCGGGCTGGCGAACTTCGCCGACGGTTCGGCGGTGCTGGCCCACGACTGCTCGTTCCCCGACGACGTCGACGTCTCGAACCATCCGACGCCGACCCAGCTCGGTCGCGAACTCGCCGACCACGAGATCGGCCGTGTCTACCTCACTCACCTGTATCCGCACACGGACGGCCGACACGCCGAGATGCGCGACGCGATCCTCGAGCAGTTCGACGGCGACGTCCGGTTCGCCGAGGACCTCCAGACCGTGACGATCGAGTGACTGTGGCCGATCGAGCCGCGATCGAGTAGCCACCGCCCGTCGTCCGACAGGATCTATACGTCGGCGTTCGAAACGGTCGTGACAACGATCATGAACTCCTCGAGCGAGCGGGCAGAGGCGAGGTGACGGTCGGTGTCGCGTGCCGACCGACTCGCCGCCGCGGTCACGACCAGGACGAGGCTCGTGCTCGCCGCGTTCGTCCTCGTCACGGTACTCCTCGGGAGCGGCGTGACCGCCCTCGAGGTCGATTCCTCGCTCGAGCAGTTCGAGAGCGAGTCGCCCGAGGCGCGCGCGCTCGAGTACGTCGAGCAGAACTTCTCGACAGGGAGAAACGAGACGAGGGTCCAGGTCGTCGTCGAAGGTGAGGACGTCCTCTCGAGGGAGTCGCTGCTTGCCTCCCTCGAGTTCCAGCGGGCGATCCGCGACGACGAATCGATCGACGCGACGCTGGCGGACGAGACGCCCATCGTCGGCGTCGAGAACGTCGTCGCCACGGGCGTCATCCGGGAGGAGCGAGCCGCGAAACTCGAGACGCAGGCTGCGGACCTCGAGCGCCGCGGCGAGGAGCTGAACGCGACGGGGAACCGGCTCGAGACCGCACTCGACCGGGCGGAGAAGTTACAGCGAGAGTACGAGCGGGTGAACGAGTCGTACGCGGCGGGGACGGTGAGCGAACGGGAGTACGAGCGCCGGGCCGCCGAGATCGAAGCGGGCTTCGAGCGGGCACGCGAGAACGCGACTGCTCCGCTCGACGACGCGCAAACCGATCGCTTCGAGCAGGCGATGGCACAGATCAGGCGGGTCGAGGCCGAACGAGTCGCCACGGAACGCGAACGCGACGCCGGCGAGATCGACGACGCGACGTACGACTATCGCATCGACCAGCTCGCGTCGGCGCGCGAGGACGCCCGCACCGCCGGGACGGTCGGCGTCCTCGCCGACGAGTACGAACGGCTGCGCGCCGAACAGGATCGACTCGAGGCGGAGCGACGAGCCCTCGAGTCGACCGACCAGCCGCCGCTCGAAGAACAGATCGCGGCGCTCGAGGCGCTGAACGAGTCGGCCTACGAGGCGGCGCTCGAGCGATTCCTCGCCGGCGGCGGTCCGGCGGGCGACGCCGCGTTGCGGTTGCTGCCGTCGTCGTACGAGCCGGGATCGACGACTGCCGACGCCCGGATGACGGTGCTCACGCAGTCCTCGACGGAGGGTGCGCTGCGGGGACCGGGGACGATCGACGACGACCTCGTCGACACACAGCTCGAGGTGCGCGAGATGGCCGCCGATCGCGACCGGGAGTACGTCGTCGTCGGCAGCGGCATCGTCGCCGACGAGATCGACCGCTCGATGGGCGACAGTGTAGCGATCGTCGCCCCCCTCGCGCTCGCGTTCGTCGCGCTCGCGTTGCTCGTCGCCTACCGCGACCTGCTCGACGTTGTCCTCGGTGTCGCGGGCGTCCTGGTGGTGCTGCTCTGGACGCTCGGGATCATGGGCTGGGCCGGGATCGCGTTCAACCAGGCGTTCGTCGCCGTCCCCGTGTTGCTGATCGGGCTGTCGATCGACTACGCGATTCACGTCTTCATGCGCCACCGCGAACGGCGCGAGACGGACACGGCGGACGGAACTCGAGCGTCGATGGCGGTCGCACTCGCCGGTGTCGGCGTCGCGCTCGCCTGGGTGACGGCGACGACCGCCGTCGGCTTCCTCGCGAACCTCGTCAGTCCGATCGCACCCGTCCGCGAGTTCGGCGTCGTCAGCGCCGTCGGCATCCTCGCCGCCCTGGTCGTCTTCGGCGCGATGATCCCCGCCGCGAAGGTCGAACTCGACTCGTTCCTCGAGTCACACGGTTTCGACCGTCGCAAACGTGCGTTCGGCACCGGCGATCGGTTCAGCCGGATGCTCTCGCTCGGTGCGGTCGCCGCTCGCCGTGCCCCTCTAGCCGTCCTCGTCGCCACGTTGCTGGTGACCGCCGGCGGCGTCTACGGCGCGACGCAGGCCGACACCAGCTTCGACCAGCGGCAGTTCCTCGCCGAGGAACCGCCAGCCTGGACCGACCGACTCCCCGACCCGGTCCGGCCCGGCGAGTACAGCGTGAAAGACGACATCGAGTCCGTCGAACGAACCTTCCAGCGGGACGCGACGGTCCAGATCCTCGTGCGGGGGGACGTCACCGACGGGGAGACGCTCGAGCGAATCGCCGACGCCGAGGCCGTGGCCGAAGACAGCGTCGTCGTCTCCAGGCTCGCGAACGGCGAGGCCGACGTCCGCTCGCCGCTGTCGGCGATCGAGGCGCGGACGGCCGACGACGACTCGCTCGACGCGACCTACCAGCTCGCAGACCGATCTGGCGACGGCGTTCCCGACCAGAACCTCGAGTCGCTGTACGACCGGCTGTTCGAACTCGACCCAGCGACCGCGAACGACCTGCTCTCCCGGACGGCCGACAGCGAGTACGAGGCGCTCCGACTGGTCGTCTCGGTTCGAGGCAACGCCTCGAGCGCGGAGACTGCCACGGCGGCTCGCGACGTCGCGGCGGCGATCGACGACGGAGACGACGGTCGCTGGACTGCCGTTGCGACTGGCGGTCCCGTCGTCACCCACGTCCTCGAGCGGGCCGTCCTCGAGACCGTCCTCGAGGGGCTCGTCGTCACGCTCGCGCTCGTCGTCGTCGTCCTCTCGCTGGCCTACCGCGCGACGGGCACCGGTGCGACGCTGGGCGTGGTCACGCTCGCACCCGTCGCGATCGCGCTCAGCTGGACACTCGGGACGATGGCGCTCGTGGACGTACCGCTCAACGTCCTGACGGGGACGATCACGAGTCTCACGATCGGTCTCGGCGTCGCCTACAGCATCCACGTCAGTTCCCGCTACGCGCTCGAACTCGAGCGCCAGGGCGACGTCGCGGCGGCGCTGTCGACCGCCGTCACGGGCACCGGCGGCGCGCTGCTCGGCAGCGCCGCGACGACCGTCGGCGGCTTCGGCACGCTCGCGCTCGCAACCGTGCCCGTCCTCCGCCAGTTCGGCGTCGTCACGGCCCTGACGATCGTCTACTCGTTTCTCGCGAGCGTGCTCGTCCTGCCGACGCTGCTGGTGCTGTGGACGCGCTATCTCGGCTCCGACGTCCCCGGCGAGCCGACGGCGGTGGACGGGCGACGGTCGCCGGTCGCCGAGCGACGATCTGACGGCGACCCCGACGCGTCGGACGACGACTGACGCCGTGGTCGTGCATCCCCTGAGCAGCGTTCTCGAGTCTCATAACAACCGTATTCGTACTGTCGTCGGTTGTTAGTAGATTCGTAACAACAGCTATATGTGCCACCGTTTAGTAGGATCGTAACAACAGATGCCCGTAGCGACTAGATCGACGAGAGGGCGGGGTGTCGTCGAATGAGCGTCCCGGATCGAGTCGCCGACGCGATCACGACCCACAGCAAGGTCGTCCTCGCCGCCTTGCTCGTGACGACCGTGCTGGTCGGTTCGGGTGTGACGGCACTCGACGACGACTCCTCGCTCGAGCAGTTCGAGAGCGAGTCGCCCGAAGCCCAGGCGTCGGAGTACGTCAACCAGAACTTCACCGTCGAGGAGACGGAGAACACGACGACGGTCCAGTTGATCGTCAGAGGAGAGAACGTCCTCACGAGAGAGTCGCTGCTCGACTCGCTCGAGTTCCAGCAGGCGATCCGCGACGACGAGTCGATCGACGCGACACTGGCGAACGAGACGCCGATCGTCGGCGTCGAGAACGTCGTCGCCACGAGCGTCGTCCGCGGCGAACAGGCCGAGGAACTCCGCCAGCGAGGCGCCGAACTCGAGCAGCGACGGGCGCAACTGAACGCGACGGCCGACCGACTCGAGGCCTCGTTGAACGAGACGCGCGAACTCGAGCGCGAGTACGTCGCGTTGAACGCCTCCTACGAGCGCGGCGAGATAAACGCGAGTCAGTACCAGACGCAGTCGCAGGAACTCGAAGGCGAGTTCGACCGCGTGTTCGCTTCGGCGACGACCGACCTCGACGACGACCAGGCCGCGAAGTTCCGGGAGGCGATGACGAACGTGCGGGTCGTCGAGCGACAGTTCGTCGAACTCGAGCGAGCCAACGAGTCCGGTCAGGTCAGTCCCGAGGAGTACGACCGGCGACTTGCAGAGCTCCAGGAACAACTCGAGGGCGTCTACCAGCAGGGGACGATGGGCGTCCTCCAGTCGGACTTCGAGCAACTCGAGGAAGACGCCGCCCAGCTCGAGGCCGACCAGCGCGAACTCGAGACGGCCGGCCAGCCGCCGCTCGAGGAACAGATCGAGGCCCTCGAAGATCTCGACGACGAGGAGTTCGAGTCCGTCCTCGAGGAGACGCTCTCGGAGGACGGCGAGAACGACCTCGCGCTCGGCCTGATGTCGTCGTCGTACGAACTGGGCTCGACGAGCGCCGAAGCCCGGATGATCTTCGTTACGCAGTCGACCGACCGCGGCGAGTTCCAGGGGCCGGGATCGGTCGACGAGGGGATCGCCGAGACGCAACTCGAGATCCGCGAGATGGCCGACGACCGCGACCAGGAGTACGTCGTCTTCGGTGCCGGCGTCATCACAGACGAGATCGACCGCTCGATGGGCGACAGTCTGGCGATCGTCGGCCCGCTGGCGTTGCTGTTCGTCGTCGTCGCGTTGCTCGTCGCCTACCGCGACCTGCTCGACATCGTCCTCGGCGTCGCGGGAATCGTGGCCGTGCTGGTCTGGACGTTTGGCTTCATGGGCTGGGCCGGGATCGCGTTCAACCAGATGTTCGTCGCCGTCCCCGTCCTGCTGATCGGCCTGTCGATCGACTACGCGATTCACGTCTTCATGCGCCACCGGGAGCAACGCGAGGCCCAACGCGCCCGTGGCGACGTCCGGGGCTCGATGCGCGTCGCGCTCGCGGGCGTCGGCGTCGCGCTCGTCTGGGTGA
Protein-coding sequences here:
- a CDS encoding MBL fold metallo-hydrolase; amino-acid sequence: MKVTFLGTGSAMPTGERFQTGILVQEDGRTLLVDCGSGVLHRLQQSGVGYENVPTVLLTHHHLDHVADLLPLMKARWLAGEEHLEVVGPRGTKALVDDLLSVYEYMQDKLDVQVREVVPGDFSVAGFDVSAYETRHSLPCLAYRFDDRFTYSGDSEAFAGLANFADGSAVLAHDCSFPDDVDVSNHPTPTQLGRELADHEIGRVYLTHLYPHTDGRHAEMRDAILEQFDGDVRFAEDLQTVTIE
- a CDS encoding MMPL family transporter → MSRADRLAAAVTTRTRLVLAAFVLVTVLLGSGVTALEVDSSLEQFESESPEARALEYVEQNFSTGRNETRVQVVVEGEDVLSRESLLASLEFQRAIRDDESIDATLADETPIVGVENVVATGVIREERAAKLETQAADLERRGEELNATGNRLETALDRAEKLQREYERVNESYAAGTVSEREYERRAAEIEAGFERARENATAPLDDAQTDRFEQAMAQIRRVEAERVATERERDAGEIDDATYDYRIDQLASAREDARTAGTVGVLADEYERLRAEQDRLEAERRALESTDQPPLEEQIAALEALNESAYEAALERFLAGGGPAGDAALRLLPSSYEPGSTTADARMTVLTQSSTEGALRGPGTIDDDLVDTQLEVREMAADRDREYVVVGSGIVADEIDRSMGDSVAIVAPLALAFVALALLVAYRDLLDVVLGVAGVLVVLLWTLGIMGWAGIAFNQAFVAVPVLLIGLSIDYAIHVFMRHRERRETDTADGTRASMAVALAGVGVALAWVTATTAVGFLANLVSPIAPVREFGVVSAVGILAALVVFGAMIPAAKVELDSFLESHGFDRRKRAFGTGDRFSRMLSLGAVAARRAPLAVLVATLLVTAGGVYGATQADTSFDQRQFLAEEPPAWTDRLPDPVRPGEYSVKDDIESVERTFQRDATVQILVRGDVTDGETLERIADAEAVAEDSVVVSRLANGEADVRSPLSAIEARTADDDSLDATYQLADRSGDGVPDQNLESLYDRLFELDPATANDLLSRTADSEYEALRLVVSVRGNASSAETATAARDVAAAIDDGDDGRWTAVATGGPVVTHVLERAVLETVLEGLVVTLALVVVVLSLAYRATGTGATLGVVTLAPVAIALSWTLGTMALVDVPLNVLTGTITSLTIGLGVAYSIHVSSRYALELERQGDVAAALSTAVTGTGGALLGSAATTVGGFGTLALATVPVLRQFGVVTALTIVYSFLASVLVLPTLLVLWTRYLGSDVPGEPTAVDGRRSPVAERRSDGDPDASDDD
- a CDS encoding efflux RND transporter permease subunit, with product MSVPDRVADAITTHSKVVLAALLVTTVLVGSGVTALDDDSSLEQFESESPEAQASEYVNQNFTVEETENTTTVQLIVRGENVLTRESLLDSLEFQQAIRDDESIDATLANETPIVGVENVVATSVVRGEQAEELRQRGAELEQRRAQLNATADRLEASLNETRELEREYVALNASYERGEINASQYQTQSQELEGEFDRVFASATTDLDDDQAAKFREAMTNVRVVERQFVELERANESGQVSPEEYDRRLAELQEQLEGVYQQGTMGVLQSDFEQLEEDAAQLEADQRELETAGQPPLEEQIEALEDLDDEEFESVLEETLSEDGENDLALGLMSSSYELGSTSAEARMIFVTQSTDRGEFQGPGSVDEGIAETQLEIREMADDRDQEYVVFGAGVITDEIDRSMGDSLAIVGPLALLFVVVALLVAYRDLLDIVLGVAGIVAVLVWTFGFMGWAGIAFNQMFVAVPVLLIGLSIDYAIHVFMRHREQREAQRARGDVRGSMRVALAGVGVALVWVTATTVIGFLANLVSPIGPIREFGVVSAVGILAALVVFGALIPAAKVELDSFLESHGFDRRKRAFGTGGGRFSDVLTVGSVAARKAPLAVLLVTLLLTAGGVYGATQVDTSFNQEDFLAESPPEWTDRLPEPFQPGEYGAKEDLEYVNQNFQREDLQAQILVRGDVTDDQTLERIADAEADANDSDVAYVPPGGEADVQSPLSVMERVAAENESFNASYAAADTDGDGVPDRNVEELYDQLFEVDPGAGEVIYRTDDGEYEAVRLVVSIKSDAASGDTTEQMRAIAATIDDGDDGRWSAIATGDPVVNHIVEQDLLGTVFESLLITLVVVFGFLSLAYRATGNSATLGAVTLLPVAFSVSWILGSMYLMGMSFNVLTGMITSLTIGLGVAYSIHVSSRYTLELERQGNVWDAMNTTVTGTGGALLGSAATTVGGFGTLALAILPVLRQFGIITGLTIVYAFLASVLVLPTLLVLWTRYLGPDVSFETGTTRTPTPTASDGGSDERDPAGGGDE